The proteins below are encoded in one region of Ornithinimicrobium avium:
- a CDS encoding ATP-binding cassette domain-containing protein, protein MTETTTEAAVELRGVNREFRRRRTSLLTPPPVVHAVRDVTATVGRGERFGIVGESGSGKSTLLRLVCGLDRPTSGEVLVDGRAVHDQPPRRLGWLRERLQLVFQDPMSSLDPRMRVRDIVAEPLVAQGRHRGNRERVVELLERVGLSADAADRYPHQFSGGQRQRISVARALAPGPEILVADEPVSALDVSVRAQVLNLIDEVVEGFDLTLIFVSHDLSVVRHVCERVAVMQRGEFVEVAPTEQLFSAPEHPYTRSLLAAVPDLQQALAGRSAEELAAGVEGG, encoded by the coding sequence ATGACGGAGACGACGACTGAGGCGGCCGTCGAGCTGCGCGGCGTCAACCGGGAGTTCCGGCGGCGGCGCACCTCGCTGCTGACACCGCCGCCGGTGGTGCACGCGGTGCGGGACGTGACCGCGACCGTCGGTCGGGGCGAGCGGTTCGGGATCGTGGGGGAGTCCGGGTCGGGCAAGTCGACGCTGCTGCGGCTGGTCTGCGGGCTGGACCGGCCCACGTCCGGGGAGGTGCTCGTCGACGGGCGTGCGGTGCACGACCAGCCGCCCCGCCGGCTGGGCTGGCTGCGGGAGCGGCTCCAGCTCGTCTTCCAGGACCCGATGAGCAGCCTGGACCCCCGGATGCGGGTGCGCGACATCGTCGCCGAGCCCCTCGTCGCGCAGGGCCGGCACCGCGGCAACCGGGAGCGCGTCGTCGAGCTGCTGGAGCGGGTGGGGCTGTCCGCGGACGCCGCCGACCGCTACCCGCACCAGTTCTCCGGCGGTCAGCGCCAGCGGATCTCGGTCGCGCGTGCCCTCGCGCCCGGCCCGGAGATCCTCGTGGCCGACGAGCCGGTCTCGGCGCTCGACGTCTCGGTGCGGGCGCAGGTGCTCAACCTGATCGACGAGGTGGTCGAGGGCTTCGACCTCACCCTGATCTTCGTCAGCCACGACCTGTCCGTCGTGCGGCACGTCTGCGAGAGGGTCGCGGTGATGCAGCGGGGCGAGTTCGTGGAGGTGGCGCCCACCGAGCAGCTGTTCTCCGCGCCGGAGCACCCCTACACGCGCTCGCTGCTCGCGGCCGTGCCCGACCTGCAGCAGGCGCTCGCCGGCCGCAGCGCGGAGGAGCTCGCCGCCGGGGTGGAGGGCGGATGA